From one Humulus lupulus chromosome 8, drHumLupu1.1, whole genome shotgun sequence genomic stretch:
- the LOC133796220 gene encoding uncharacterized protein LOC133796220: MLQRWFSTRKEAAITQFIEVTKWANDEMEIKLDVAFRMKVDAIDAMKSSVTYGDRVLVVDLEQHMCTCNEFQLEGIPCAHAIATIESKYLDKYKFCSNWYKKSVLKETYAGSINPLPDKADWSVPDEIKEDSMKAPKFKVKRGRPKKKRIPSTGEFSKHVRTIKCGNCGILGVYRGFQ; encoded by the exons ATGCTTCAAAGATGGTTTTCAACAAGAAAAGAAGCAGCAATCACCCAATTTATTGAAGTGACAAAATGGGCAAATGATGAAATGGAGATCAAACTTGATGTGGCATTTCGAATGAAG GTAGATGCAATTGATGCAATGAAATCTAGTGTGACATATGGTGATCGAGTGTTGGTTGTCGACTTGGAACAACATATGTGCACATGTAATGAATTTCAACTAGAGGGAATTCCATGTGCACATGCTATTGCAACAATTGAAAGCAAGTACTTGGACAAGTACAAATTTTGCTCAAATTGGTATAAAAAATCTGTTTTGAAAGAGACATATGCAGGATCAATTAATCCTCTTCCAGATAAAGCTGATTGGAGTGTCCCAGATGAAATTAAAGAAGATAGCATGAAAGCTCCAAAATTCAAAGTAAAACGAGGACGTCCTAAGAAAAAAAGAATTCCATCAACAGGAGAATTTTCCAAGCATGTTCGAACAATCAAGTGTGGAAATTGTGGAATATTGGGTGTTTACCGAGGTTTTCagtaa
- the LOC133796221 gene encoding protein FAR1-RELATED SEQUENCE 3-like: MRDEHGVGVTYNKAWRAKELAVDDVRGSNEESYALLPSYLYMLKLANPGTITRVCKDEEKRFKYMFIAFGASLDGWKHCRPVIVVDGTFLKTKCGGTLYAACVKDGNNQIFLLAFGIGDSENDNAWIWFFTRLKEAIGDRENLCIVSDRHKSIKNAIEQVYPGVYHGVCLYHLKQNLRTKFRGLHVHAIFETASRVYSAQEYYSVMAELQKISPEMTSYLLEAKPEKWA; the protein is encoded by the exons ATGAGAGATGAACATGGGGTAGGTGTAACGTACAATAAAGCATGGAGAGCAAAAGAACTTGCAGTTGATGATGTTAGAGGGTCAAATGAGGAAAGTTATGCATTGTTACCTTCATATTTGTATATGCTAAAGTTGGCCAACCCAGGAACTATCACAAGAGTATGTAAAGATGAAGAAAAAAG GTTTAAATACATGTTTATTGCTTTTGGTGCTTCATTGGATGGATGGAAACACTGTAGACCAGTTATAGTGGTAGATGGAACATTTTTAAAGACGAAATGTGGAGGTACACTATATGCAGCTTGTGTTAAAGATGGAAACAATCAAATTTTTCTGCTCGCCTTTGGAATTGGGGATTCAGAAAATGACAATGCATGGATATGGTTCTTTACAAGACTAAAAGAAGCAATAGGAGATCGAGAAAATTTGTGCATAGTATCTGACAGGCATAAAAGTATCAAAAATGCAATTGAACAAGTGTATCCTGGTGTATATCATGGAGTTTGTCTTTATCATTTGAAGCAAAATCTAAGGACTAAGTTTAGGGGATTACATGTGCATGCCATATTTGAAACTGCTTCAAGAGTGTACTCAGCTCAAGAATATTATTCTGTCATGGCTGAATTACAGAAAATTAGCCCTGAAATGACCAGTTATCTTTTGGAAGCAAAACCAGAAAAATGGGCTTAG
- the LOC133798608 gene encoding uncharacterized protein LOC133798608, translating into MDKIILFVVFIGIWNANNKYVDHEVKILMVEKDIKYVELVNKIYKELRLNESLISTNLIFDANMDTNKGMKIESDENLQVYLNLNKTMEELKKCPLIVEVEQRNQTLSLPREASIPSALASNSTNHSLTLTDPNTIIASTSKMKSASTQESNKITEHGQEAQSPLHVLPNMEIEDIRVNYVFKNKCNALVTPEQLR; encoded by the coding sequence atggacaagataatattatTTGTAGTTTTTATCGGAATATGGAATGCAAACAACAAATATGTTGATCATGAAGTGAAAATATTGATGGTGGAAAAGGATATTAAGTACGTGGAATTGGTAAACAAGATATACAAAGAGCTTAGATTGAATGAAAGTTTGATTTCAACAAACTTGATTTTTGATGCAAATATGGATACAAACAAAGGAATGAAGATAGAAAGTGATGAGAATTTACAAGTTTATCTAAACTTGAACAAGACTATGGAAGAGTTGAAAAAATGCCCTCTCATTGTTGAAGTAGAACAGAGAAACCAAACCCTTTCTTTGCCAAGAGAAGCTAGCATTCCATCTGCTTTAGCAAGCAATTCAACAAATCACAGTTTGACTCTCACAGACCCCAATACAATTATTGCAAGCACTAGCAAGATGAAGAGCGCCTCAACACAAGAATCCAACAAAATTACAGAACACGGGCAAGAAGCTCAATCACCTCTGCATGTATTGCCGAATATGGAGATTGAAGACATAAGAGTCAATTATGTTTTCAAGAATaagtgtaacgccttggttaccccagaacagttacggtga
- the LOC133796222 gene encoding WPP domain-interacting tail-anchored protein 1-like, with protein MQSAEQQRHILRMLEKSLAREMDLEKKKTELRQVEEVLNQRLVSLEQEVYCMGDETENVWERLFEVDNMAVVSVGISKELLGQLQTLQLNLKTFTLGEKVRLLDKELKESEFLLLNAKYSADVSNMEINEELGLLKSGAGASDKVDSLERQLREFDLQLQCAITYAKASQENQNLLYSTIAEQ; from the exons ATGCAATCTGCTGAACAACAAAGACATATTTTGAGGATGCTGGAGAAATCTTTGGCAAGAGAAATGGATCTCGAAAAGAAAAAGACAGAATTAAGACAAGTTGAAGAAGTGCTAAATCAAAGGCTGGTCTCCTTAGAACAAGAAGTATATTGCATGGGAGATGAAACAGAAAATGTTTGGGAAAGATTGTTTGAGGTGGATAATATGGCTGTGGTTTCAGTGGGAATTTCAAAAGAGTTGTTGGGTCAATTGCAGACACTCCAGCTAAATTTGAAAA CCTTTACTTTGGGTGAAAAGGTCAGATTGCTTGATAAAGAGCTTAAAGAATCTGAGTTTCTGTTGCTGAATGCAAAGTATTCTGCAGATG TGTCCAATATGGAGATTAATGAAGAGCTGGGCCTTCTTAAGAGTGGTGCTGGTGCCTCTGACAAGGTTGATTCCCTTGAGAGGCAGTTAAGAGAGTTTGATCTTCAGCTACAATGTGCAATCACATATGCCAAAGCTAGTCAAGAGAACCAAAACCTTCTGTATTCTACAATAGCTGAGCAGTGA